The following proteins are encoded in a genomic region of Candidatus Zixiibacteriota bacterium:
- the murI gene encoding glutamate racemase gives MTKDAAIGLFDSGVGGLTVFREVVRILPGEDVVYFGDVGRYPYGGRSKEIITTFARQDIAFLQEHNVKFIICACNSASSVALEEILDDYEVEIIGVIEPGAKAAVEQTKNGRIGVIGTHATIGSNAYARVIHSLSPEVKVFSLACPLFVPLAEEGYIDKPATHEIARDYLRTMHDVEVDTLVMGCTHYPLLKNVIAEVMGENVTLIDSGEEAAREALQRLKNSRLLAPTDDSRKGEHKFYVSDVPEKFANIAARFLGHHIEQITRVDISGY, from the coding sequence ATGACTAAGGATGCAGCCATAGGCTTGTTTGACTCCGGCGTCGGCGGACTCACCGTTTTCCGCGAAGTAGTGCGGATATTGCCCGGTGAAGATGTTGTCTATTTCGGTGATGTCGGTCGTTATCCCTATGGCGGCCGTTCCAAAGAAATCATCACTACCTTCGCCCGTCAGGATATCGCCTTCCTGCAGGAGCATAATGTCAAGTTCATCATCTGCGCCTGCAACAGCGCCTCCTCGGTTGCCCTGGAAGAAATTCTGGACGATTACGAAGTGGAGATTATCGGTGTTATTGAACCGGGCGCAAAGGCAGCGGTGGAGCAGACAAAAAATGGCCGGATTGGTGTTATCGGCACCCATGCTACTATCGGTTCCAACGCCTATGCCCGGGTCATACATAGTCTCAGCCCTGAGGTAAAGGTCTTTTCGCTGGCCTGTCCGCTTTTTGTGCCGTTGGCCGAGGAAGGGTATATCGATAAACCTGCGACCCATGAAATCGCCCGCGACTATCTCCGGACCATGCACGACGTCGAGGTGGACACGCTGGTTATGGGATGCACGCATTATCCTCTGCTTAAGAATGTCATTGCCGAAGTGATGGGGGAAAACGTCACGCTCATTGACAGTGGTGAGGAAGCCGCCCGTGAAGCCCTGCAACGGCTTAAAAACAGCAGGTTGTTGGCTCCGACCGATGATTCTCGTAAGGGTGAGCACAAATTCTATGTATCGGATGTGCCGGAGAAATTTGCGAACATAGCCGCCCGTTTTCTTGGTCATCATATTGAGCAAATCACTCGGGTGGATATCAGTGGGTATTGA